Below is a window of Melospiza georgiana isolate bMelGeo1 chromosome 18, bMelGeo1.pri, whole genome shotgun sequence DNA.
GAGAGGGACCGCGCCTACCTGGCCGTGAGTGCAGGAACCGCCGGGGCTGTGCCCGCTCCTCACCCCCAGCTCACACTCACAGAGGGTGGGGAGGCTCTTCTGGGGAGCTGAGAGCACAAAACCAACAGACAGGACAGGCTGCAGACTGAGACCTGACTCAGTTCCCCCCCGGCTCCTCAGGAAACTCTGCTGTCTTTGCAGGCCCTGGAAACTCTGGATAATGGCAAACCCTACGCCATCTCCTACCTGGTGGACTTGGACATGGTGATCAAATGTCTCAGGTGGGTTTGGAGGCCACAGCTGGCCCGTGgtgctgaggctctgcaggTTCAGCCACCTCCCAATtcaggggctgtgggatctgGGTCTGATCTATGATGGTTTCATATCAGACACTTTGGGTTTACTTTTTGCTTCtactattttcttttgtttctacTTTTTGCTACTCTGACTTCCCCAAAGTCACACAAATGGTGGTGATCTGTTAGCAcacaaatatttctatttactGTCCATTCTTTAAATCACCTGTTTGGGAAATACCTGCACTGAGTTGGGACTGAAACAGAGGAAGcctcctttattttctgttggCTGCAGACTTGTTTTAATTCCAGTGACCAATTTGTTATTGTTTGCAGATACTTTGCAGGCTGGTCAGATAAATTCCATGGCAAAACCATCCCATTGGATGGAGACTTCTTCTGCTACACAAGGCACGAGCCCGTGGGAGTCTGTGGGCAAATCATCCCAGTGAGTAAAGTGGAGCAGCagttcctgcagggctgcaagaATTCAGTGTTGCACCCCTCTGCTGCCAAGCTCTGCTTCCTCCCAGGGTGAACAGAGCTGGGCTTGCACCAGCTGGGAGGGTTCTTACCTCACccagcctgggagagcagagctgcctcttgATTTCATGGGCtctgctgattaaaaaaaaaaagggggggggcTTAAGCTCATTTATAGGAATTAGCTGACTCAGAACCACAGTTAAGTTTAAATTCTTGCCTAGAATTAACCTCAAAATTTTGTGTGATGAGGAAAAATCCAAGACTCTTCCCTAAGTGCTTATTTGAGTGGAGCTCACTGGTTCATTACTGACTAATGAGAAACTTTTAATTTCTCCTTGTTTTTCAGTGGAACTTCCCACTGTTGATGCAAGCATGGAAACTGGGGCCTGCCCTGGCCACTGGGAACGTGGTTGTGATGAAAGTGGCAGAGCAAACCCCCCTGACTGCTCTCTACGTGGCCAATCTGATCAAAGAGGTGAGGACAAGGCCAGGATTCCATCactgcaggaggcaggagcagggaagggctgggttGATTTATCAGAAAAACTCCCTTGTTCATATATTGTTCATAGTCATCTGCATGTGCAGATGATGTAAGTCTTGATTAGGGAAGGGCTCTTTGAGGTTTGATTACATAATGAACTTCAGGGTGGTCAGAAAGTGAacatttctctgtatttctgtgtGTATTCAGACCTTCAACTTGTGCTTGGGATGTGGGGTGGGGAGAGGAATTGTCCTGGTTGTTAAATGTTAAAATGGAGCCCtgggaagagaaaggagaaatcaAAGGAGTGAAGGCTGCTGTCACAAACACAGGAGGGGGGTGGAAGCCTTGCTTTGTCAGAGCAATAATGTTGCTgtgtgctgccaggctggatTCCCCCCAGGTGTGGTGAACATCATCCCTGGCTATGGCCCCACGGCAGGAGCTGCCATCTCCTCCCACATGGACATTGACAAAGTGGCCTTCACTGGCTCCACCGAGGTAAGGGAGCACCCTGAGCCCTGGCACCATGGAATATCCCATGGCTGGTGAGATACTGCAGGTGCTTTGCCTTCTGCACCTCACTCAAAGCTCGTTCCAGGCTGTGAGATGTATATTTGCATTAGCTAAGACTCCTTTGTTCTAATTTGATTCTTTAGAGTATTTCCTGTTGTTTCCCCTGAGCTGTTTCTTGTTGGAGGTGAAACTCAAAGCCCTGCCAATGAGGATTAGCATGAAATGCTGACTGAGATGTAAAGCCAGAGCTCTCTTGCTGATGGGAGTTAATTCCAacacctgctctgccctccctgcaggttGGACACCTGATCCAaaaggctgcagcacagagtaACCTCAAGAGGGTGACCCTGGAGCTCGGAGGGAAGAGCCCCAATATCATCTTGTCTGATGCAGACAGTGAGTGGCTGCTGGGAAATGTCTGATCTGTGCCTTTTACCTTGGCTGCTTCCAGAGCTGGAGGGcgaaggaaaaggaaggaaaggtcTCCAGTGTGAGGCTCTGGCCCTGACACCACcactctgctgcagctgctgcatttgTGTATCAGCACTCACCACTCCCACTTCTTTTCCCAGTGCTGGGTAGTTCAGCtatcaacaaaaaaaagagaattgtTTCAGTATCTTCCTCCAGTCCTTGCCCcagtttgttttaatttatcttGGAGCACACCactcttttcttctcctgtgaaGTGCTGCTTCCCTCATCCCTTGCACATAAACTCATTTTTGGCCTCGATGAGCCAACACTCACTTAACTGAGCAGTTAAGTAAGGAAGAAAATTTGTCCTTAACACCTGATAATTTCCAATGAGAACTGTAACTTGCCTCAGGTTGGATATTTTTCTCTGGTCTGGGGTGCTTTAATAAAGAATTAAATCTGCAACTCCTGCCCTCCAACCCATGGCAAATGCTGTCAACTGAAAGGACTTTGTATCCCCAGCAGTCTCTGTGATAAATGTGCTAAAGCAGTCCCAGGTCTGCTTgggtttgtttgcttatttgttttctctctctcttcccagtGGACTGGGCTGTGGATCAAGCCCACTTTGCCCTGTTCTTCAACcaagggcagtgctgctgtgctggctccaggACTTACGTGCAGGAGGACATTTACAACGAGTTTGTGGAGAGGAGTGTGGAGAAGGCCAAGGCCAGGGTGGTTGGGAACCCCTTTGACTTCAAAACCGAGCAGGGCCCTCAGGTGGGAGCaggaagagccctgagctgtTATCTCCTGAAATTGTCCCAATCTCCAGTCCCTGTGTAGATTAGAGTGGGATCTGTTGATTAACCTGATTTGAACTGAGCCCATTAGCACTGGTGCAGGAGGGAGGGGTTAATTAGCCAGTGGGACAGTCTTGGCATTTAAAAATGACCATTTCCCTTTGGAGCTTGCCTGGCAGCCTGCTGCAATGAGggatggcacagcagctgtttgTCCCTCCTGGCTCTTAGGTGGATGAGGAGCAGTTCAAGAAGATCCTGGGCTACATCAGCACGGGCCAGAGGGAGGGAGCCAAGCTGCTGTGTGGTGGCAGCCCCGCTGCAGACAGGGGCTACTTCATCCAGCCCACTGTGTTTGGGGACGTGCAGGACAGCATGACCATTGCCAGGGAGGAGGTGAGTGCTGCAGCACCTTCAGCTCCCAGTGGGGGatggaaataaatgtatttgttCTGTTAATAGCTGTTAAAACTAGGTGGAGCagtggtttttaattttttatagcTTATTTCTTTTAGGGGGATATCTTTTGTTAATGAGCTGTTGAGGTTTATTGCATGATTGATAAAATGACATTATTTTATTGTGAGATGTTTCACTTAGAGGGAGGAACTAATCATTCTTAAGTAGTATTTTAAATCTCAAATTATATCTATAAACAGCTTTTTTATcgagctgagaagcctcagagaaaaagggaaacaatattatctcatttgcttctcctgtgttttgctgctttggaatgtggtttggagattgtttatccaacagaggtttcatgtgaaatgtttttattcattggccaatcaggggccaagctgtgtcagactgAGGAGAGTCAGGAGATTTTCATTggtatcttttagccttctgtctggatcttttctgtattctttagtatagcattatatattatatataatatatatagatagTATAccatatattttacatatattatatatatcatattttatataatatattgtaatatataaaatatatattataatgtAATATGTGAAATGCAGtgtaatagaaaataaaatgtaaagtgtaatgtaataaaatgtaaaatataataaaatataaaataatataataaaatgcaatatattatatggtatatattatatgttatatattatatagtatgtattacataatatatattatataatatatgctatacattatataatatatattgtataacatataataaatattatataatgtataatataaagcatataatatatataatataaagtatataaaatagaatatattttctatttatatatattttgtattatATATGTGAtctataatataaaatataatatataatgtatgtaatatatatgacataatattatatgtaatatatataatgtaatacatatatatacatatataatatgtaatatgtaatacagaatatagtatatataatgtatgatatgtataatataatatgtaattaatatgtaatatatataatatataatataaaataatataatgctatatattatatatcataatatataatatatattgtataacATAATAAGTATTatataatgtaaatataaagcatataataaatataatataaagtatatagaatatattttctattatatatattattttttgtattatatatattatctataatataaaatataatgcaTAATGtatgtaatatagaatatataatatgtaatacaGAATATAGTATATATgtaatgtataatatattatgtataatGTGTAatgttataatttttatatatataatatataatatataatatattataatatataatatattataatatataatatattataatatataatatataatatataatatataatatataatatataatatatgatatataatatatgatatataatatataatataagcCTTCTAATCACACGTTGTCAGCCTGATGTTCCCTCAGCCCGTGGGCCCTCAGGCAGTCCCAGCCCTGGTTCCTGTGTGTGTTCCCCACTCTCCTTTGGCTCCTTGCAGATCTTCGGGCCGGTGATGCAGAT
It encodes the following:
- the ALDH2 gene encoding aldehyde dehydrogenase, mitochondrial → MLRAAVRGSRLCPALLRAPFSAAAASPIPAPNPRPDVAYSKIFINNEWHDAVSKKTFPTVNPATGEVICQVAEGDKADVDKAVKAAQAAFRLGSPWRRMDASQRGKLLNRLADLIERDRAYLAALETLDNGKPYAISYLVDLDMVIKCLRYFAGWSDKFHGKTIPLDGDFFCYTRHEPVGVCGQIIPWNFPLLMQAWKLGPALATGNVVVMKVAEQTPLTALYVANLIKEAGFPPGVVNIIPGYGPTAGAAISSHMDIDKVAFTGSTEVGHLIQKAAAQSNLKRVTLELGGKSPNIILSDADMDWAVDQAHFALFFNQGQCCCAGSRTYVQEDIYNEFVERSVEKAKARVVGNPFDFKTEQGPQVDEEQFKKILGYISTGQREGAKLLCGGSPAADRGYFIQPTVFGDVQDSMTIAREEIFGPVMQILKFRTIEEVIERANDSKYGLAAAVFTRDLDKANFVSQSIRAGTVWINCYDVFGAQAPFGGYKASGNGRELGEYGLEAYVEVKNVTIKIPQKNS